Proteins from a genomic interval of Desulfovibrio desulfuricans:
- the recD2 gene encoding SF1B family DNA helicase RecD2: MSNLPLLQDPDSVELTGTVERVVFHNEENGYTVLRLLPASVNSGSGNAGLTRPRDPVSCIGHMVNPQAGVQLKVSGRWVNNPRFGRQIEFQNADEMLPATSEGIRLYLASGLIKGVGEEMAGRIVEAFGTDTIRILDEEPERLLKVRGVGSKSLDRIRTSWAEHRGMRDLLLFLQPHGITPAYAVRIYRAYGAEALAIVRENPYRLAMDIHGIGFVTADAAASKLGFEHDNPLRVQAGTLYVLQKATDDGNVYLPQAELTEAVCAQIGVDEGLVEDALAALEADERIVREELDMPDAPGEIGVYMRRYHHCESKTAFYIQRLLRSPKSVRFEKPDALVDKIVGELNISLAAEQLEAVRTAARSKMMVLTGGPGTGKTTIINAIIKLFGEVRARILLAAPTGRAAKRMSETSGRESRTIHRLLEYSPKEDGFARNEDNPLACGLLVVDEASMMDTLLFYHLLKAVPLGATLVLVGDVHQLPSVGPGNVLADIIRSGVVPVVELTEIFRQSAESEIICNAHLINRGEIPSLESSKDRLSDFYFIHQNDAEKAAELIVDLVRNHIPRRFNLDPVDDIQVLTPMHKGAVGAGRMNACLQEALNPHGIEVRRGDRCFRLHDKVMQIRNNYDKDVFNGDMGRISFMDVRERTLSITFDERVVPYEFDELDEIAPAYAISIHKSQGSEYPAVVIPVMMQHYVLLQRNLIYTGVTRGKKLVILVGESRALHMAVKNNKTRKRFTRLAQRLAPVE, encoded by the coding sequence ATGAGCAACCTGCCCCTTTTACAAGATCCCGATTCCGTTGAACTCACCGGCACGGTGGAGCGCGTTGTCTTCCACAATGAAGAGAACGGCTACACTGTGCTGCGTCTGTTGCCCGCAAGCGTAAACAGCGGCAGCGGCAATGCGGGTCTCACCCGCCCACGCGACCCTGTTTCGTGCATCGGGCACATGGTCAACCCGCAAGCGGGCGTGCAGCTCAAGGTATCGGGACGCTGGGTCAACAACCCCCGCTTTGGCCGTCAGATCGAATTTCAGAACGCCGATGAAATGCTGCCCGCCACCAGCGAGGGCATCCGCCTCTATCTCGCCTCCGGCCTCATCAAGGGCGTTGGCGAAGAAATGGCCGGGCGCATTGTGGAAGCCTTTGGCACTGATACCATACGTATTCTTGATGAAGAGCCAGAGCGTCTGCTCAAGGTGCGCGGCGTGGGCAGCAAGAGCCTTGACCGCATCCGCACCTCCTGGGCCGAACACCGGGGCATGCGAGATCTGCTGCTTTTTTTGCAACCCCACGGCATTACACCGGCCTACGCTGTGCGCATCTACCGTGCCTATGGCGCGGAGGCACTCGCCATTGTGCGCGAAAATCCCTATCGGCTTGCCATGGACATTCACGGCATCGGCTTTGTCACCGCTGATGCCGCTGCCAGCAAACTGGGCTTTGAGCACGACAATCCCCTGCGGGTTCAGGCGGGCACCCTCTATGTACTGCAAAAAGCCACGGACGACGGCAACGTCTATTTGCCGCAGGCGGAGCTGACCGAGGCGGTCTGCGCCCAGATTGGCGTTGACGAAGGCCTTGTGGAGGATGCCCTCGCCGCGCTCGAAGCCGATGAACGCATCGTGCGCGAAGAACTGGACATGCCCGACGCCCCTGGCGAGATTGGCGTGTACATGCGGCGCTACCACCACTGCGAGTCAAAAACCGCCTTCTACATCCAACGCCTCTTGCGCTCGCCCAAATCCGTGCGTTTTGAAAAGCCGGATGCGCTGGTGGACAAGATTGTGGGCGAACTGAACATTTCCCTCGCGGCAGAGCAGCTTGAGGCCGTGCGCACCGCCGCCCGGAGCAAGATGATGGTGCTTACCGGCGGCCCCGGCACGGGCAAAACCACCATCATCAATGCCATTATCAAACTCTTTGGCGAGGTGCGCGCCCGCATACTGCTGGCAGCCCCCACAGGCCGCGCCGCCAAGCGCATGTCCGAAACATCAGGACGCGAGTCACGCACCATCCACCGCCTGCTGGAATACAGCCCCAAGGAAGACGGTTTTGCCCGCAATGAGGACAATCCCCTCGCCTGCGGCCTCCTTGTGGTGGACGAAGCCTCCATGATGGACACCCTGCTCTTCTACCACCTGCTCAAGGCCGTGCCGCTGGGCGCAACGCTTGTTTTGGTGGGCGATGTGCACCAGTTGCCCTCGGTAGGCCCGGGCAACGTGCTTGCAGACATTATCCGCTCCGGCGTTGTGCCTGTTGTGGAACTGACCGAAATTTTCCGTCAGTCAGCGGAGAGCGAAATCATCTGCAATGCCCACCTCATCAACCGTGGTGAAATTCCTTCGCTGGAATCGAGCAAGGACCGACTCTCGGACTTCTACTTCATCCACCAGAATGATGCGGAAAAGGCAGCGGAGCTCATTGTGGATCTCGTGCGTAACCACATTCCCCGGCGCTTCAACCTCGATCCGGTGGACGACATCCAGGTGCTCACGCCCATGCACAAGGGCGCTGTGGGCGCTGGCCGCATGAACGCCTGTCTGCAGGAAGCCCTGAACCCCCACGGCATAGAAGTGCGCCGTGGCGACCGTTGCTTCCGCCTGCACGACAAGGTCATGCAGATACGCAACAACTACGACAAGGACGTTTTTAACGGCGACATGGGGCGCATCAGCTTTATGGACGTGCGCGAACGCACCCTCAGCATCACCTTTGACGAACGCGTTGTGCCCTACGAATTTGATGAACTGGATGAAATCGCGCCCGCCTACGCCATTTCCATCCACAAATCGCAAGGCTCGGAATACCCCGCTGTGGTTATTCCCGTCATGATGCAGCACTATGTGCTCCTGCAACGCAACCTCATTTACACGGGTGTAACGCGCGGCAAAAAACTGGTCATTCTGGTTGGCGAATCCCGCGCCCTGCACATGGCTGTTAAAAACAACAAGACCCGCAAGCGCTTCACGCGGCTGGCGCAACGCCTCGCGCCTGTGGAGTAG
- a CDS encoding CatA-like O-acetyltransferase, which translates to MKFLDDSWERNEHFNFFQSRKNPCFSVSFSANVARLYEVKKQNGFRLTDCIYFAAMLAVHGVAGFRQRIVNLRPVEFDCIDAAFTYIPKGKALHCNCVAKFDRKFSVFSSNISAARAIADQNPTLCPEGGEVQSLIYFSCVPDIPILSVTNPWGDPWIDSVPRILFGKKDDAGNVTISIEALHSFIDGIHLAEFYKLFTQIMESPHEYFS; encoded by the coding sequence ATGAAATTCCTTGATGACTCATGGGAAAGAAATGAACATTTCAATTTCTTTCAGTCACGAAAAAATCCGTGCTTCAGTGTTTCGTTTTCGGCAAATGTTGCCAGGCTGTATGAAGTAAAAAAACAGAATGGCTTTCGGCTTACGGATTGCATCTATTTTGCCGCCATGCTTGCCGTTCATGGCGTTGCTGGTTTCAGACAGCGCATAGTCAATCTGCGGCCCGTAGAATTTGACTGCATTGATGCAGCGTTTACCTACATCCCTAAAGGTAAAGCATTGCATTGCAATTGCGTTGCGAAATTTGATCGCAAATTTTCCGTATTTAGCAGCAACATCAGCGCAGCGCGGGCCATTGCCGACCAGAATCCAACGCTTTGCCCCGAGGGCGGCGAGGTGCAAAGCTTGATCTACTTTAGCTGCGTGCCAGATATTCCCATACTTTCAGTGACAAATCCCTGGGGTGATCCGTGGATCGACAGCGTGCCCAGAATTCTTTTTGGCAAAAAAGATGACGCAGGGAATGTCACCATCTCCATTGAAGCGCTCCACAGCTTTATTGACGGGATACATCTGGCTGAGTTTTATAAGCTCTTCACACAAATCATGGAATCCCCCCACGAATACTTCAGCTGA
- the ribB gene encoding 3,4-dihydroxy-2-butanone-4-phosphate synthase — protein MHQSSLSLASFGTSEERVRAALASLRKGGGVCVVDDENRENEGDLIFSAQHITVPQMAMLIRHCSGIVCLCLTDDHVQRLDLPMMTDHNTNTQGTAFTVTIEAATGVTTGVSAADRVATIKAAAAPDAQPAHLRRPGHVFPLRARPGGVLERRGHTEATVDLMRMAGLEPCGVLCELTMDDGEMARLPEVAGFARAHNMPLCSVEDIAAWRLAMGDLHLAASA, from the coding sequence ATGCATCAGTCCTCATTATCCCTTGCCTCTTTCGGCACCTCTGAAGAACGTGTTCGCGCTGCTCTTGCCTCATTGCGCAAAGGCGGCGGCGTTTGCGTTGTGGATGACGAAAATCGCGAGAACGAAGGCGACCTCATTTTCAGCGCGCAGCACATCACTGTGCCTCAGATGGCCATGCTGATCCGTCATTGCAGCGGCATTGTCTGCCTGTGCCTCACGGACGATCATGTGCAGCGTCTTGACCTGCCCATGATGACCGACCACAACACCAATACGCAGGGGACTGCCTTTACCGTCACCATTGAGGCGGCCACAGGCGTTACCACGGGTGTTTCCGCCGCTGACCGCGTTGCCACCATCAAGGCCGCCGCTGCGCCCGATGCCCAGCCCGCCCATCTGCGCCGCCCCGGTCATGTGTTCCCCTTGCGGGCGCGGCCCGGCGGCGTATTGGAGCGGCGCGGCCACACGGAAGCCACGGTCGACCTCATGCGTATGGCAGGCCTTGAACCCTGCGGCGTACTTTGCGAGCTGACCATGGATGACGGCGAAATGGCGCGGCTGCCCGAAGTTGCGGGCTTTGCCCGCGCCCACAACATGCCTTTGTGCAGTGTGGAAGATATTGCTGCGTGGAGGTTGGCTATGGGTGATCTGCATCTTGCCGCCAGTGCCTAA
- the amrA gene encoding AmmeMemoRadiSam system protein A: MSIAFFLSDAEKQFLSHQARRSIEAGLAGKSVADVSQPPADQFAPESALWRTLGAFVTLNLGERLRGCIGNIVGREPLYATVWHMAQAAAFADPRFPPLTLAEWPHVALDISVLDELSPCPGPEAVEVGRHGLVLVYEGRSGVFLPQVPVEQGWDRLAYLDNLCLKAGVPPGSWKLPGAQLFWYEAVVFKA; this comes from the coding sequence ATGAGTATTGCATTTTTCCTGTCTGACGCTGAAAAGCAATTTTTGTCGCATCAGGCCCGCAGGTCCATCGAAGCCGGATTGGCTGGGAAAAGCGTGGCGGATGTTTCGCAACCTCCTGCCGACCAATTCGCGCCAGAAAGCGCCCTGTGGCGAACGCTTGGGGCTTTTGTAACCCTGAATCTGGGTGAGAGGCTTCGCGGCTGCATTGGCAATATTGTGGGGCGTGAGCCGCTGTATGCTACTGTGTGGCATATGGCGCAGGCGGCGGCTTTTGCAGACCCGCGTTTCCCCCCATTGACGCTTGCCGAATGGCCGCACGTCGCCCTTGACATTTCTGTTCTGGACGAACTCAGCCCCTGCCCCGGCCCGGAAGCGGTGGAGGTGGGGCGGCACGGCCTTGTGCTGGTTTACGAGGGGCGCAGCGGCGTATTCTTGCCGCAGGTGCCCGTGGAGCAGGGTTGGGATCGACTGGCCTATCTGGATAATTTGTGCCTCAAGGCCGGGGTGCCTCCTGGCTCGTGGAAGCTGCCGGGGGCGCAATTATTCTGGTATGAGGCGGTTGTGTTCAAGGCGTAG